The sequence ttttttttagcagtgaATATATTGGGATCTAGAGCCGTTGCAATAGTGGTTCTCCTCCTGCGGAGTCCTGATATTTGCCTTTGAATTATGTTCAGTCCACCATTCACACCAACTCGCCATGGATAATTTGTTATCAGAAAGgaggaagggtgacttagcctgtgcctgcttttgagacgggctcctgcctcaaaagaagcttattcagatatatcagtcagatttttttttttttttgactgattaaacttctcccgggtagggagaaacgaagagattaacctcaaagcctatttttgttgggacgaccagatctcattaatttatgggacgaggtccagccgacgaaggtgggacggattttcaacaacaagctctatctgataaagcgaacgttcatcttatcttctaagagagaacgcactaacaggcaagcacccttctttctatatttttcttttacttgacttaaattgttgctgtttaaaagagatttgccagattgatcggtttttgacatctcactggggagccataacttctctctgctactcactaattaatagcttatctctgtttttgttgcaaaaagctgtcctggatttgcattctaaagatatacacagaagagggatttctattccagatttttattttgaagaatattatattgtctgagactactctctttttggtctattttattttgacgaatctgtttcctgacgaccgccattaattgtttcgatcctgggaactgcattttgtttacttaagcatggagagataaggctgtctgctctgtttatactgtgatgtcaccaagtttggagtattaacccaattgttgctgaaataagaagtggttttcctatatttttcttttaaaatggcaattaagaaagtggctgagaatctggaaataactatgtttcagaaaataatggatgagattgagataacgaaacaaaacctgcgacagggttgtaaggagctgaaaattgaattgagtaaaatgaagcaggagattaaagatataggggtccctgtgagagaggtgaccctggaaggggtccctgtgagagaggagaccccggagattggaacaaacgtggaacaggaaaaagatttggagtctatggactttagaaacaaaatctattgtttggagacacaggagattaaagacataggggtccttgtgagagaggagaccctggagactggaacaggggtccctgtgagagaggagaccctggagactggaacaggggtccctgtgagagaggagatcccggagattggaacaaacgtggaacaggaacaagatttggagtctatggactttagaaataaaatctattgtttggaactcaatgttatctctgaagaaattaatgaagattctagagataaagttatcaatggcatggataatcttctggactggaatgatgtgatggagcccaatatagagaaaatctatggaattaactgcagccatgtgacaatggaaaaactttcaagagatgacccagtgtattttgaaaaaaagaacagagatatgattttacagcagtatttcagcaacctattcagaatggatggcaagaaaatatttgggatagaggtaattcccatcagactcttactatatgactatggctttgacagcaagattattatggaatactgataatggaagattggatactgaaattactggacttaacaagactactgaagatggaagatggaaaatggaactaatagggataatagaacaatggctactgaaattactgaatctaacagattctgatgtgatggattaattgaaatgtttattttgactatggttatgacaataagattatcataattagtaatgagatggattaatcgatatgcttatctggaaaaaaaaattgatagatatatttcttaaagaattgaaacctctctttgactttttgtggaaagaataaagtaatgtttatgagatttgatgattaagtaagataactactggaggaaagtgattttataatatgacttaagagacaggattgttatatattatagacttataactgatttgatctttgacaaatgggaagtcaatattttactctttattttttatttttattttttttttcttttcttttttttttttgtttaactatttttgattttgttttttgtctttgaatgttttatgatttcgtcttgtatgttttatgaaaatctgaataaaaattattgaaaaaaaaaaaaaaaaaaagaaaggagaaagcCCATTCTGGGGTTGATGCTTCCACTTGTGAAAGTAAACCGACAGCATCCTGTAGTGGAGATCTGAATGCAGGGTCAGGAGGCATCCCCACTACTTCTTCCTTGATAGGAAACTTggttaagggggagggagagtctTCCAAGATTAGAGCTCCTAATGTGTAGGGAAAGCCAGGCCCACAGTACCGAGATACTTGGAAAAGAACCTATGTGTGGCTCTCTTACGATTCGGTGATCTGTCGCTCAGCAGCAAATAATATGTCAAAGCcaaatgtgttttacaagttgaacttATACTGTGTtcattggtgcttactcccaggtaaccatgcataggattgcagtcatgcccCATAAActttattatgagattttattGGTAGTTTATTTTGAATGTCTGTGTTTTTAAGCAGTGTGTTagaaaagcaagatatataaaATCTCTGACGATTCTGAATTTTCCTTGGGGACATGGCTATGGGGGCGGTTAtgattaggattgccaggttcagggcctgagactgatcctgtatctttaggagaagagaaagtcggccaagtgcaggtgttcttgcaactctgtaatgggaaaaaccacaagggggaattctcccttccccctgcacaacttttaaagatacagaagacctctttgttgccaggtCCAGcaaaaagttgtgcaggcggaagggagaattccacttcaTGGTTtatcccattacagtgttgcaagaacacctgcacttggctgactttctcttctcctaaagatacaggatcagtctcaggccctgaacctggcaaccctagtcatgatGCCCTTCACAACTGTTAGGACTTGCCCCAAATGTGCATGCATTCACTTATAGGATACCTGGTTAAGACTCTGAAGTGAAAAGATTGCCTGTCTGAATTCTGTACATTGCTCAGAAACTGAGTTAGTACACAGCAAGTATTTTGCACTCTGCACTGGCTCAGAGACTACAACTATGCCTTTATCCATGCCATGCTATCATTAAGTcagttttatattgttatatcaTCCTTCTCAATGAAGGAGAAACATGACCTCTGCAATTGAATGGCCAGGAAGATTAAAATGTTCCCCTACTAAAGGCCTTTCTGTGTTACCTTTCTTAATGTTAAATTTGTGCCCATTTATTCTGTTACGTAGAGACTGTCCAGTTTGTCCtatgtgcatgcatgtacatCTGCAGATCTTAAGTGACTATCCTAAAAGCAAATTTCAAAGACAGGACACAGCAGGAGACCCACTAAGATACCACTATAACCACTGACCTGCACCCTCCTTTTCCTAGGTTTGGCCCAGCCCCCCCCCAATTGGAAAGTCTATGCCCctaagttgcagtccaaaacatctgaagggcaccatgttggctaccctggtcTAGATGAAGCCAAATACTTACGCATTCTCCTCCCACAGACTAACACACAAATTCCCCCTGCCTTTTTTTTGGCAGTCCTTCCATTCTCCCAATAGACTCCAAAATCTTGCTCCCAATTTTGGCAAGAATGCAACTAAAAAATGGCTCAGGAAATGTCTGCCAGGCTGAATGCAGATTGGAACCACCTCCTGGCATGGAATGAAAAAGGAAGAGTAGATTTCAAGAGCGAGGCCAAGTGGAGGGATTTTCCATGCAGCTGCCTCTGCTGAAACTAAAATCAAGCCTTTACTGGAAGATCATCTGTTACCTTCAGGTAAGTATCTGAGGTAGGATATTCCCCTCATCTCTTTCAAGCTGTGTCATGGCATGGAGTTGGTACAAGCATCTCTAGAGCCATGGTGTCAGTGTGGAACTTGCATATGACTCCCCCTCCACTCCCTGTGGTGTCATAATGAAGCAGGCAATCGTGACAGAAAGGCGGCTCTCTGCCAACATTCCAGTAAAAATGTACTGCAGCCGCAGACAATCCTTCAGGGTTGTATTCTGATGAGTGAACAGCCAGTTTCCAATAGCAATGATGCTCCTTTTGGGTTCAAGAATGATGATGAAAAGGCTAACAGAAAGAAGCAGTTCCCACTGCTGTGCCTAATATAGTGGTAAGACTAGCCTCTTCATAAATTGTATTAGAAGATGCATTCACTTGAGAGGCTGAAAGCATGTGCTGATTTCCTCTTGTTCTCTGGATATGGATTAACACTTGCCATCAATACGGTGATTGTATCCATTCTTCAGATGCAGAAAAACAAAGATGCTATTAGCATGAAGCAGGAAAGCTTTAGCTTCAGCTATTTAGATTTCCTCCACAGCACTGTCAAATCTTGGGGATGTCATGTTTCCTTTTCTCTAGTTCCATGCTGGgcccaggagtgggggaggcTGGTAAGTGGCCCAGGCAGGGCAGTGGCAGCCTGGGCTGGTGGGAGGCCAGTAAGGTTTGTGAGTGCCCGGGGGAGCGGGACTGGTTTGCGAGTGCCTGTATGTTTGGAGGTGCCTGGGCTGGGTGTCTTCCTGTGGATGTCCATGTCTGtgagtgtgtttgggggtgcctggggtgtgtgtgtttgggggggttggtgagcaaagcaagtTGGGGTTCTGTCCCCCTAGTTACACACAATTTTAAACTGCGAGCCCAACGTGGAAAGGAGCTAACTGCATTAAAGGGCTTTGCAGTGCTGTCTGGCTAGCCTTTGTGTCAATAAGAGACACTCCCCTGCCTCCTGAGCAGCATTTGAAGTATACAAAGAGGGCCTGCAATTTGTCTGCTTTTAAGATAAAGCAGAAACAAAACACTTTATCAGATAGGGATGAAGTGCTTTAAGAAAAACCAGCATAGTGCACCTTAAGCAAAAAGAATAGCTCAGTCATTTTCCAAGCTATACATGCCTTGGTTTAGGAGCAACAGAAGTAgagcttgtgacgcccttccctggctctccctgtcaggttcctacctgctcgtggttactgcctgtctctaggcaccaccagggactccaccagtccggactgtcctttttttatggtttctctccccgctccagcacagatctcaacagatctccctgctaggcagcaccaccagtcacgtcctataaccagtagtcccagagactctgcctgagtctatctggttacctctgtgactgagtgctaaagctgtccccaatccctttgtatcaatgcagataatcctggtttgctctgaatacttgtggtgttattcttcccttccccgctgccaccatttgtcactcttcaggcttggtatttaccttaccctcccttctggtctgtggaaccccagccaaggatcaggcctttggtaaaccgaatatatttatttaataacagagataacaagctttctttataaaggcacttaagcatatggtttcatctatccctgaggtactggtcttagtattaatccaaactgcacactctcctcacatccaccaactctccacccaatctcctctcttaaacccaccaaaacaacccactaacatccaccatccacccagatttaactgtcatccttccatttatactctccgcccttctccaccctcagccaatcatccagcattctactgcccattcactcctccctcctctttcactccacttaccatgtatcttctattcaaacagcacttaccatatatacactaatacaggaacatcacagagctcACCCCCAGAAAATCCTGTGCCTACTCCTGCTTGCAGGCACATTTATACACACTTTTAAAGAGGCTTTCTAGCTAAGCAGCTTATATATAACATGGTGGTTCTtccacaggtgtggggaatctttggctctccagctgttgttgaattactactcaaagctaatctaaaaaaatgtaacaagcatcgagaactgggaagccttggcccatgagcgtcccaattggaggtcggccattatcaaaggtgctatggactttgaagaagcatgagtacagggcgaaagggacaaacgagttaAGCGGCAGGcaagtcaagcaaatcctcatcatgaccatcttccatctggaaacctatgtcctcactgtgggaggctatgtggatCCAGAATTTGTCTCCAgttacttacggacccaccgttaaagaccttaccatggaagacaatcttactcggccacaagtgattgccaatgaatgaatggatatAACATGGTGGTTCTTCCACAGGTGTGGGGCatctttggctctccagctgttgttgaattACTACTCCCATCAACCACAGCATGGCCaagcttgtagttcagcaacatctgacagGTCAAAGGTCTTCCACCCCAGTGTCAAGACAAGAGATGGGCAAGCTCTACCCCTCAGAAATACAATTCTTTTGTAAAGAATTAAAAAGAAACTGTTTCTTAGCTCTTCAGAGGCCTTGAAAATGACTCTTTGCTCAGCCTGCCATTTGCAGGGCCGCATTCAGAGGCTGCTGGAATGAAAACCAAGGGGGCAGAGGTTCAGTTTGCCCTAAGAGCACTTCATCTTTGGCGGCCAAAGCCCCCACAATTCCTAGCATCTGTCTGGCCTGTTGAAAATACAGTGTAAAACTATTATTTATTGGCAAAGATGTACtaccaacattaaaaaaaatgatgctAAACTAGGTGTTCCTTGGTCTTATCCAGCTTATCAAGGGGCTAGAGCAACTCTCCTATCAGAAAGTTACAATATTTggcactttttagtttagaaaaatggCAGGGGGTAGGAAAGAGGTGTGTGTAAAATAACGCATGCTGTGGACAGACATGTTCTTCTCCTTCACGTAATACTAGAAACCAGGgtcattcaaagaaactgaatgttggtaGATTTTGATAAGATTTTgataagattcaggacagacaaaaggaagtacatcttcacacagctcataactaaactatggaatttgctgctacCAACTTGGACGTCTGTGAAAGGGGTTTACAGAAAAATTCGTAAGGATAAAGACTATCAAtagttactagtcatgatggctgtgtgctACCTCCAGTATTGCCTCAAAACTACTGGTTGCTGAGaatccgagccagattcaaggtgctggttttgacctataaagccttacacggtgtgggaccacaataccttgtggaacgcctctcccgctatgaacctacccgttcactttgttcaatatccaaggccctcctccgggtaccaactcatcaggatgcccggaggattgttattagatctagggccttttctgtagtggcccccgaactgtggaacagcctacctgtggagatacgcctggcgccttcggtactttcttttaggcgccaggttaagacctggctatactcccaggcattttaatgttcaatgtgtttcatttaattttttttttcgtttaacttgttgctgattttattgtaattttattgtaatattgtattttaatcttgttttgttcaccgcccagagagctattcgctatgggtggtttaaaaatgaaataaataaataaaaatgaaataaataaataatcatacagtagtagagttggaagggacctgtaaagccattgagtccaccccCCCACCAATGCAGGAAGCCAAGTTAAAGTATTCCTGACAGatagctgtctagctgcctcctgaatgcctctagtgttggagagcccaccacctccctaggtaattggtaccATTATTGTACTGGTCTAGCatttaggaaatttttcctgatgttcagccaaaatctagcttcctataacttgagctcattattcagtgtcctgaactctgggatgatcaagaatcAGAAGTGGGAAGAATACAGTTGTAttaaggtcctgcttgagggcttcccatgggtatctgattAGCTGCTGTAAGAACATGATGTTGGATTAAATGTGCcttaggtctgatccagcagtgctatTATGTTAAGAGtcttagaatcctgggaagagctAATAGAAACATGCATAAAATACCTTTTGACCAACTAGTGAACAAAATTCCAGAAATATGAGCTCTTAAAGTTACATGTAACTTTGAAGTGTACATGTGCaaagcaaatttttaaaattaaatggtGTTCCTATGTAGCATTATTAACTTGGCATCTAAGTGTGCTCAAAGAGAAGCAAGGTTAGAAACTGAAACTAGACTACATGAGCCCATCGTTTAATTATCACTCTCTTTTTCCACAATCTCCAGGCTTAAACAGGAACTATGCTATTTGGAATACAAACTTTGTAACACTGACAAATCAAGTCATGCCTCCTGCTGTAATActagcaaaaaaacccaacagcctGAAACCTTGGATCTAGGTGGAAAGAGTTCAGTTTAAGAAATAAAACGGATTTCAAGATAATCTTTCTTGAACTCTGCTACACAAAACTTGGGACCCTTGCAGGACCTGCCACTGATATCCTAATAATTTCCATACTAAAAGAGTACCACAGATGTTGAGCATGCCATTTCTAAACAATATATAATGCCCAAACCACAAAAGCCCACATGATAAAAACCATTGGAAaagtgtttcttaggagaaaacTTTATTGAGAATCTTAACAAACAACTTTATGATCTGGGTCTCTCCTTTTTGCCTTTGTACAAGGCTAACAGAGAAACATTTGCTACTTTGACAACCTTGAAACGAACTCCTGGAATATCACCGACAGCATGACCCTTCCGACCAAAGCCAGCAACCAGAACTTCATCATTCTCCTAGAAATAAACAAAACAGGTAATAATTAGCCAACCAAATTCTTCCACCCCCATTCCCATTCCACAAAGGCTGTAGTCCTACATACACTCAGTTCTACAGCATCACAGCTGAAGAATAGGTGTGTCAATTTTTCTGAACCTCTCAGATGTATCTATAACCCCCTCTTGAGGAAAGTTTGAACTCTTGGAAACTAAGATCAAAGGCCAAGTATTATTTTCCACAAATCTCTTTAATCTCTAAGCCCCCCGCAGTTGCACTCTTTAGAGGTCCAgtattccccctcctccccaaaatcAGCTTCTAATTTTCCTgcacacaagtgtgtgtgtgggaagcctCAATTGGTTCCTGTACCCTTTACGTACAAGGCTTGTGTTCTTGGACAAGTGCCTCCCTGGAGCTTTCTGCAACTCTTTTCTTGTACACTCCCAGACTATTCTCCTACATACACCTTCAAAAAATTAAACTACATTACCGACCTTTAAGTCATAATTTCACATTACACTACCTCTGTTACTATACAGAGCAGTAAGACGTACACGTAATAACTGTTTTTTGCATATCACTCTTATactggtttggtttttttaaaataagttcttCACCTCAATGAAGTTCAAACAACCATCATTAGGAACAAAGGCTGTTATTTTCTTGCCATTCTTGATCAGCTGGACTCGGACACACTTCCTGATGGCAGAATTTGGCTGTTTAGCCTCTACACCCCTAAtatagaaaaagagagagagacatggTAATTTTAGCCCCATGGTCCATACACTGTCTTAGCTAGAACAGCAAAATAACACTACATTCATCAGAAGGTTTTTAAGTAGGCATATTTTGCAAAAACTCCTCAAAAAGAAATAGCCATTCAATGATCCACTGACTATGTATGAGGAACAGTTCAAATTCACTGTGTTTAGATGAGAATAAGATATCCCAAAAGTGACATCTtctaaacaataaaaaacaaacaatattgaCAGCACAAAAGCCTCATGCAAGACACAAATACTAAACTACATATCAGACATAGATAAATAAGCCTAAGGCGCACCAATAGCCATTAAGCTTTCCAAAATATTGTCTAAGGTAATTTAAGTTCCAGTTCTATatggttacctgggagtaagctcaacTGACATTAATGAGAATTACTTCAGAGTAGATGTGTAAAGAATTGTGTTTCAAGATGTGATCAAAAATGGCAACACTAGTTTAAGCTATGCAAGTTTTGTATCTTTCCTTAGGGAACATAGGTAGATGCTGACAATCTCCTCTGCCAATTGAATCAACAATTGAGCTTATGTGTTTATGCAAGTACGCAATACAAAACTCTTTAAAGGAAATGGAGTAGGTGAAAAGCAAGACCCTATGCACTTTTAATGAAACTCACACTTTTTCCAGGACAATTCCTTTGGCATGGGAAGCTCCCCCAAACGGGTTGGCTTTCAAAGCAGTACCCAGGTGGGCCTTCTTGTACTGTTTGTCATGCCACTTCTGATCACGTCGGTGACTGCGCAACTTCCTGGCAGTACGAAGCCCACGACACTTACCTAGAAAACAGTACATTAGAGGTTACTGGAGACAAGTCATTAAGTTCACAGATCAACCACAGATCTCAACCTTCCATTTGCACTGTGGCAGGGTTCATAATACCCCATTTTTGAATACCTAATCATTATTACACTAAATTTACGTAACAGTTTCTattattatatcatcatcatttatttatatagcgccaTCAAATGCATGTGACCCTGTacataaaacaaaaaacccagtcCCTGCCAAAATGATGTACAATCTAAATACAAAACCTAGTTTTCTTGCACAATCATATTTAACGCATTGATGATAGTCAATAAAACCTGGAAACAGTTTAGCTTAAAATCTTAACAAACCATGTGCCTATGAAAGGAGATTTCTCTTGATCAAGTAGTAAAACAGCCCATACTACTGCTAAATGACCTTCAAAATCCTATACACATGTGTAGTAATCGTTAGTACATCTAGAGTTCCAGCCTGGCTTCCTTGTTCCCCAATATCCCACTCAGcagctgtattggaattgttttattttaaagattctTAATTGCTTTATTGCTTGTTCTTTGCCAcctggactcctttggaagggcattatataagcttaataattattatacagccacaagagtggctgtatactatagccagtgtggatttttaacattctgcaatgttaaattgaaaataccccccttcccattctgatgcttcccataaactcatttcaaaacaaaaccttacaaaacctatagtcctgaactcagaatcacttgcttaacaaccctgtaaattttcatgatacacaaaacagagagatttgagagttcaaagtataaaaagagggggggaaacccagatcccctttggacttttttctgtcagagttctcataatctgttgaaattcattaaaaatcagccgtgttcagagtacctgtaatcctattactgaccttgccccatactctgaccttcatcgtctgcagattaaaagtttgaaaaataactggctgattcttaatttaacaaattttggcttgaactcaatgataatgttgggcatgctcagtaagaaccaactgtcagtgttctaaaagccagactcacagctgctgggcttggctaatcagagggccacacccataccagactttgatttcacgtgagacagtcatggctttcctcagagaatcctgggaagtgtagtttggaagggtgctgagaggagactcctatccactgacagagctccagtggccagagtggtttaacagtcagccaccttGACTGAAGCTCTggggggaacagggcgtctcctagcaactctcagcacccttcgctaactacatttcccaagattctctgggagaagccatgactgcctaaaatgaaataacagtctggtgtgaatgtggccagggacagctttggtttaaatttgggtggaaggcttcatgtgcctgctgtagaataaaaaggtgggggaaacgctgaaaagaatcaatactgttcacaatgc is a genomic window of Rhineura floridana isolate rRhiFlo1 chromosome 1, rRhiFlo1.hap2, whole genome shotgun sequence containing:
- the LOC133382209 gene encoding small ribosomal subunit protein uS12 isoform X1 is translated as MGKCRGLRTARKLRSHRRDQKWHDKQYKKAHLGTALKANPFGGASHAKGIVLEKVGVEAKQPNSAIRKCVRVQLIKNGKKITAFVPNDGCLNFIEENDEVLVAGFGRKGHAVGDIPGVRFKVVKVANVSLLALYKGKKERPRS